A part of Maniola jurtina chromosome 19, ilManJurt1.1, whole genome shotgun sequence genomic DNA contains:
- the LOC123874741 gene encoding exosome complex component RRP46, with protein MGAEDLQDFKLKPMKCELNFLSKSDGSAILSQGDTVVLASVNGPLDIKTTSQSIEKATLEVLFCSKEGKPSVADRYKENVIRQTCETAILGCLYPRTGINLTIQELENYGGLLTCAVNSACLALINSGVAMRHVVAALCSVVDEVGNLVLEPTHQQAQNARAKLYFVFDSRDKNLVTGFTEGSFSEDTYEEALAQCRLASDVVFDFYRDIVKKYSRVI; from the exons ATGGGAGCGGAAGATTTACAAGACTTTAAGCTAAAACCAATGAAATGCGAACTTAATTTTCTTAGTAAATCAGATGGATCGGCTATCCTCTCGCAAG GTGATACAGTAGTGCTAGCGAGTGTGAATGGCCCACTGGATATCAAGACTACCAGTCAGAGCATAGAGAAGGCCACCCTTGAGGTTTTGTTCTGCAGTAAAGAGGGAAAACCTTCTGTCGCTGATAG ATATAAAGAGAATGTGATCCGACAGACTTGTGAGACAGCTATACTGGGCTGCCTGTACCCTCGCACTGGTATCAATTTGACTATACAAGAGCTAGAGAACTATGGAGGG TTACTAACGTGTGCAGTCAATAGCGCTTGCCTAGCCCTCATTAACTCCGGCGTGGCCATGCGTCACGTGGTGGCTGCTTTATGCTCCGTCGTGGACGAAGTGGGCAACCTTGTACTGGAGCCCACGCATCAGCAAGCGCAGAACGCCAGGGCGAAACTGTACTTCGTGTTCGACAGCCGTGACAAAAACCTTGTTACTG GTTTCACTGAAGGCAGTTTCAGCGAGGACACGTACGAGGAAGCATTGGCTCAGTGTCGTCTTGCTAGTGATGTAGTATTCGACTTCTACAGAGATATTGTCAAGAAGTACTCCAGGGTTATTTGA